Proteins co-encoded in one Zygotorulaspora mrakii chromosome 5, complete sequence genomic window:
- a CDS encoding uncharacterized protein (similar to Saccharomyces cerevisiae YER079W; ancestral locus Anc_7.270), whose translation MEDSNNSLSSKDVSSTISLYEPSTSVYLADNASTQAVYDMDPEESISRPLSRGSVTSGVSMMATKDGVDGEKVKRLGIPQYSLNLLNSMAHNQYKKMHHLGTHGYSSPWKNQQDSVSLSSLQMKSTPYLNTPNGPPMTLREKMHWLSSDINPDMEDNINDHSDFESAPDSLSATPSDAQNAGGYTTKRKFQNAMQDGNPPNFFQTASHRSANGSDIESNVSTVGDEASFSRNIQNLSPPISVAEGKRE comes from the coding sequence ATGGAAGATTCCAACAATTCATTAAGTTCGAAGGATGTTTCGTCCACCATTTCGCTCTATGAGCCTTCAACAAGTGTTTATCTAGCAGATAATGCATCAACGCAGGCGGTTTACGACATGGATCCGGAAGAAAGTATCTCTAGGCCATTATCTAGGGGATCAGTAACCTCAGGTGTATCGATGATGGCTACAAAGGACGGTGTTGACGGTGAAAAGGTCAAAAGGTTGGGTATTCCCCAGTACTCGTTAAACTTGCTGAATTCTATGGCACATAAtcaatacaaaaaaatgcacCATCTGGGTACTCACGGATATTCGTCTCCGTGGAAAAATCAGCAAGATTCAGTGTCATTGTCTTCGctacaaatgaaaagtaCGCCCTACTTGAATACGCCTAATGGACCACCCATGACCTTACGGGAAAAGATGCACTGGTTAAGTAGCGATATCAACCCTGACATGGAGGATAACATCAATGACCATTCCGATTTTGAGTCGGCACCAGACTCGTTGTCAGCCACTCCCAGTGATGCACAGAACGCAGGCGGATATACTACGAAAcgaaaatttcagaatgCGATGCAAGATGGTAATCCACCGAACTTTTTCCAAACTGCCAGTCATAGAAGTGCAAATGGAAGCGACATTGAGAGTAACGTCAGCACTGTTGGCGATGAGGCTTCGTTCTCAAGgaacattcaaaatttatcTCCTCCAATTAGTGTAGCTGAGGgcaaaagagaatga
- the HOP1 gene encoding Hop1p (similar to Saccharomyces cerevisiae HOP1 (YIL072W); ancestral locus Anc_7.269), which yields MSTGQMTATCSKAVSKTSSKTRITVEQSQKLIQTMLTMSFGCLAFLRGLFPDDSFVDQRFVPEKVEKDYKKQDGVSGNSIKIKTLVRGKSSEIDLLLNWLEKGVFQSIKLKYLRALSLGIFLDENDPTDLLENYIFSFDYDDEDNFRMQVGTQTKGDESASSVSLLDSRKMAQQLMRRFIIITQSLEPLPQRKYLTLRLMFNDSAPPDYQPHLFKDATFEKQATVKVPLNADTNATSVGTLNTDHHQLSLKVLSAADCDPELNCEGNSNSVPIDPFDLVDDIRPERNFSQDYVASQTTSILGHILKSSHPNIQPTQAVVNKSISDGTCECAVDCPAESTTFKTCKTCRKKVHGICYGNSRGSAIERCMTCVCGSALDTESNAFKDLIMLRKIYRLIGRSRSIPDSVTLLVKQLFGLQFKLDEETEERIAFCLSVLFHDNVLSIEGEAQQQTNSQSIRFSTSVQIDISGVIAANQVLLEKDKVYPLCFRYNSYGMHSCFTDVVGESKQQIEDWFKQIRDLRDLLIVPKPSSYNFESLQIGDTNNFELNKQARKRKNNDLHQYLKSEQESISSETDTNKSEKGNAKKIRKISVSKKSLRSVW from the coding sequence ATGTCTACTGGTCAAATGACTGCTACTTGCAGTAAGGCTGTCTCTAAAACGAGCTCAAAGACTAGGATAACAGTTGAACAATCGCAGAAATTAATTCAAACAATGCTAACAATGTCATTTGGATGTTTGGCATTTTTAAGAGGATTATTTCCAGATGATAGCTTTGTGGATCAACGGTTTGTACCCGAAAAGGTGGAAAAGGATTACAAGAAACAAGACGGCGTTTCCGGTAATTCCATAAAGATCAAAACTCTGGTTCGTGGTAAATCGAGCGAGATAGATTTACTGCTGAATTGGCTGGAGAAGGGGGTTTTTCAGTCCATTAAACTGAAGTATCTGAGAGCTCTGAGCTTGGGGATTTtccttgatgaaaatgatccaACAGATCTACTGGAGAATTACATCTTCTCATTCGattatgatgatgaggataaTTTCAGAATGCAGGTAGGTACTCAAACGAAGGGGGATGAGAGCGCATCTTCTGTATCTTTGTTAGATTCCCGGAAAATGGCGCAGCAGTTGATGCGTCGGTTTATCATAATTACGCAGTCTTTAGAGCCGCTACCACAAAGGAAATATTTAACGCTGAGATTGATGTTTAACGATAGCGCACCACCGGATTACCAACCTCATCTGTTCAAGGATGCGACTTTTGAGAAGCAGGCTACTGTTAAAGTTCCGCTGAATGCAGATACTAATGCAACTTCGGTGGGTACTCTAAATACTGATCATCATCAACTTTCCCTTAAGGTTTTGTCCGCGGCAGATTGTGATCCCGAGTTAAATTGTGAGGGGAATTCGAATTCAGTCCCCATAGATCCCTTTGATCTAGTAGATGATATCCGGCCTGAACGGAATTTCTCTCAAGATTACGTTGCTAGCCAAACAACAAGTATCCTTGGTCATATCCTAAAGTCATCCCACCCAAATATTCAACCTACACAGGCGGTAGTCAACAAAAGTATCAGTGACGGCACTTGTGAATGTGCTGTAGATTGTCCAGCTGAATCTACAACATTCAAAACTTGTAAAACTTGCAGAAAGAAGGTGCATGGGATATGTTATGGAAATTCAAGAGGTTCGGCAATAGAAAGGTGTATGACTTGTGTTTGTGGTTCTGCACTTGATACTGAAAGTAATGCATTCAAAGATCTTATTATGTTGCGAAAAATATATCGTCTCATAGGACGCTCACGCTCGATTCCTGATTCAGTTACATTGCTGGTAAAACAGCTATTTGGCTTGCAATTCAAACTGGATGAAGAAACGGAAGAAAGAATTGCCTTTTGTCTGTCAGTATTGTTTCATGATAATGTGTTATCCATCGAAGGTGAAGCTCAACAGCAAACTAATAGCCAGTCTATTcgtttttcaacttctgTACAAATTGACATATCTGGAGTTATCGCAGCGAATCAAGTACTCTTGGAAAAGGATAAGGTGTATCCATTGTGCTTCAGGTATAATTCATACGGAATGCACTCTTGTTTCACTGATGTGGTTGGTGAATCCAAGCAGCAGATCGAAGATTGGTTCAAGCAAATCAGAGACCTAAGAGATCTCTTAATTGTCCCTAAACCATCTTCTTACAATTTTGAGTCATTACAAATTGGAGACACAAACAACTTTGAATTGAACAAACAAGCACGAAAACgtaaaaataatgatttaCATCAATACTTGAAGTCTGAGCAGGAGTCAATATCTTCGGAAACAGACACAAATAAATCAGAAAAAGGAAACGCCAAGAAAATAAGGAAAATTAGtgtatcaaaaaaatcactgAGAAGTGTTTGGTAA
- the ICP55 gene encoding aminopeptidase (similar to Saccharomyces cerevisiae YER078C; ancestral locus Anc_7.268) — MSSEMLRSIQGLSGRQRCFYRRFFSAATSKYKLINRIRTPIEAGQALFETRPNLLKPGELTPGISAKEYYQRRVNLARRMPSKSCAILAGSQIKYASGAVFYPFQQNNNMYYLSGWNEPDSVMLLEKPTDDLNDIVFHMIVPPKDSFAEQWEGTRTGIDGVKEIFNADEAADLSVLSLYIAKIIRRNDILYFDAPKDKTTVSNPGLFSSFFSYHTTANGHQTVYDVIKDAGTMKKVRNLNKVIADLRKIKSPAELRVMRRAGQISGRAYNQAYATRFKNERTLQAFLEYNFISAGCDRSAYVPVVATGSNALCIHYTRNDDVMYDDEMVLVDASGSIGGYCTDISRTWPVNGQFTNPQRDLYEAVLNVQKECMELFKASKGYSIHDIHEKSVDFMKIELRNVGFNDIQKWDVNKLYPHYIGHHLGLDVHDVPEVSKTKPIEEGQVITVEPGVYVPDDQNYPSHFHNIGIRIEDDIAVGIDSYTNLTIEAAKEIADLEHIMEHGVMQKIEKDVISPLS; from the coding sequence ATGTCTTCCGAAATGCTAAGAAGTATTCAAGGCTTATCTGGAAGACAAAGATGTTTTTACAGACGTTTTTTCAGCGCAGCGACTTCCAAGTATAAGCTCATCAACAGAATTCGAACACCAATAGAAGCTGGACAGGCCCTCTTTGAGACTAGACCCAATTTGCTGAAACCAGGAGAACTTACTCCTGGCATATCTGCTAAAGAATACTACCAAAGGCGAGTTAACCTGGCTAGAAGAATGCCCTCAAAAAGTTGCGCTATTCTAGCTGGCAGCCAGATCAAGTATGCATCTGGTGCAGTATTTTATCCATTTCAACAGAATAATAATATGTACTATTTGAGCGGCTGGAACGAGCCAGATTCCGTCATGTTGCTGGAGAAACCAACGGATGATTTAAATGACATTGTCTTCCATATGATTGTGCCGCCAAAGGACTCGTTTGCTGAGCAATGGGAAGGTACAAGAACCGGTATTGATGGTGTTaaagaaatatttaatGCCGATGAGGCAGCGGATCTATCAGTTCTGTCCTTGTATATAGCGAAGATCATCAGGAGAAATGATATCCTCTACTTTGATGCCCCAAAAGACAAAACCACCGTAAGCAACCCTGGGCTCTTCAGCTCATTTTTCTCCTACCACACTACAGCTAATGGGCATCAAACAGTCTACGATGTTATTAAAGATGCAGGCACAATGAAGAAGGTAAGAAATCTGAATAAGGTTATAGCAGACCTGAGGAAGATAAAATCGCCAGCTGAGTTGCGTGTAATGAGAAGAGCAGGGCAAATATCTGGTAGAGCTTACAATCAAGCATACGCCACAAGATTTAAAAACGAAAGAACTTTGCAAGCCTTTCTGGAATATAATTTTATATCAGCGGGTTGTGATAGATCTGCCTATGTTCCTGTCGTGGCAACAGGCTCAAACGCGCTATGCATTCACTATACAAGAAATGATGATGTGATGTATGATGACGAGATGGTTCTTGTAGACGCTTCGGGCTCTATAGGAGGCTACTGTACCGATATTTCTCGTACTTGGCCAGTCAATGGGCAGTTCACAAACCCGCAAAGAGACCTTTATGAAGCTGTTTtaaatgttcaaaaagagTGCATGGAGCTATTCAAGGCCTCGAAAGGGTACTCTATTCATGACATACATGAAAAAAGTGTCGACTTCATGAAAATCGAGTTAAGAAATGTTGGATTCAACgacattcaaaaatgggATGTTAACAAGCTGTATCCCCATTATATAGGTCATCACTTGGGACTAGATGTTCACGATGTTCCTGAAGTCTCAAAAACAAAGCCTATAGAGGAAGGACAAGTTATAACTGTGGAACCTGGAGTTTATGTTCCTGATGATCAGAATTATCCAAGTCACTTCCACAACATAGGTATAAGGATCGAGGACGATATTGCAGTGGGCATCGACAGCTATACAAACTTAACTATTGAGGCTGCTAAGGAGATTGCTGATCTTGAACACATTATGGAACACGGTGTTATGCAAAAGATAGAAAAGGACGTCATTTCTCCACTTTCATGA